A section of the Candidatus Latescibacterota bacterium genome encodes:
- a CDS encoding gamma carbonic anhydrase family protein encodes MPVYRLDDHDPAIPDSCWLAPDAQVAGRVRLGERASVWFAAVIRGDVDAITVGEETNLQDGAVLHVDAGFPLRIGARVTVGHRAILHGCTVEDDVLVGMGAVVLNGARIGRGSLIAAGALVREGAEIPPFSLVVGLPAAVKRGLPEEDTLAAHRASAAHYAANAERFRRGLSRKDGEHGGD; translated from the coding sequence ATGCCCGTCTACCGACTCGACGACCACGACCCCGCTATTCCCGACTCCTGCTGGCTCGCGCCGGACGCGCAGGTCGCGGGGCGGGTGCGCCTGGGCGAGCGCGCGAGCGTCTGGTTCGCCGCGGTGATCCGCGGCGACGTGGACGCGATCACCGTCGGCGAGGAGACCAACCTCCAGGACGGCGCGGTGCTCCACGTGGACGCCGGCTTTCCGCTGCGCATCGGCGCGCGGGTGACCGTGGGCCACCGGGCGATCCTGCACGGCTGCACGGTGGAGGACGACGTGCTCGTCGGCATGGGGGCGGTGGTCCTCAACGGCGCGCGCATCGGGCGCGGGAGTCTCATCGCCGCCGGCGCGCTGGTGCGCGAAGGCGCGGAGATCCCGCCCTTCAGCCTGGTGGTGGGCCTGCCCGCCGCGGTGAAGCGCGGCCTCCCCGAGGAGGACACCCTGGCCGCCCACCGCGCCTCGGCCGCGCACTACGCCGCGAACGCCGAGCGCTTCCGGCGCGGACTCTCACGGAAGGATGGCGAGCATGGAGGCGACTAG
- a CDS encoding SPOR domain-containing protein has translation MSHEHERILPWPLAPGASPRIGELVSSLDAEIDAAAVGEGGVLVLVELGPDDGPEFLRLTERLAELWEGRGLRTLIVDAHPARPFFGDMFGESPEGFTEILHYGLSPDASARSREGCAGQWIPAGGRWSLPLENPEEPGLSLYRLASQADRVLLLADATDAEGLLDALRDRCHYRLQLVPALSTGDVAPPPVEAAEPAGMTTSHSPSDTDDDLPRVVLMDDADRPRRWPLAALILVLLLAGAWALIFGPARGLIGRGESASTLAEGRGARETYSPLPGPAELPYGSGAAETADSGASARPMGAQERAGMGEAPAALAAGSSTSTAKPAAKPAAASADDVAGSPSPEPEPVTPPAKTTPRPSTPPAATASAPAPAPASSGAGHFVIRRRFEPAGAWRTLTESSGPFYVHVESYHDSALADESARRRGFQRFGFVIEPSQIGGKQWYRMLIGPFPDLPAAAAVRDSLLDQTDEDYCLLVTTTSN, from the coding sequence ATGAGCCACGAGCACGAGCGGATCCTGCCCTGGCCGTTGGCGCCGGGGGCGTCGCCGCGCATCGGCGAACTCGTGTCCTCGCTCGACGCGGAGATCGACGCGGCCGCCGTCGGCGAGGGCGGCGTGCTGGTGCTGGTGGAGCTCGGCCCGGACGACGGCCCGGAGTTCCTGCGCCTCACGGAGCGCCTCGCCGAGCTGTGGGAGGGCCGCGGCCTGCGCACGCTCATCGTGGACGCGCACCCGGCGCGCCCCTTCTTCGGCGACATGTTCGGCGAGAGCCCCGAGGGCTTCACCGAGATCCTGCACTACGGCCTCAGTCCCGACGCCTCCGCCCGCAGCCGCGAGGGCTGCGCGGGGCAGTGGATTCCCGCCGGCGGCCGCTGGAGCCTGCCCCTCGAGAATCCCGAGGAGCCCGGCCTCAGCCTCTACCGCCTGGCGAGCCAGGCGGATCGCGTGCTCCTGCTCGCGGACGCCACCGACGCCGAAGGGCTGCTGGACGCCCTGCGCGACCGCTGCCACTACCGCCTGCAGCTCGTGCCCGCGCTGTCGACGGGGGACGTCGCCCCGCCGCCGGTGGAGGCCGCCGAGCCCGCGGGCATGACGACCTCTCACTCGCCGTCGGACACCGACGACGACCTGCCAAGGGTGGTGCTCATGGATGACGCCGATCGCCCTCGCCGCTGGCCCCTTGCCGCGCTGATCCTGGTCCTGCTGCTCGCCGGCGCCTGGGCGCTCATCTTCGGCCCGGCGCGCGGGCTCATCGGCCGTGGCGAGAGCGCGTCGACCCTGGCCGAAGGTCGCGGCGCGCGCGAGACCTACTCGCCGCTGCCCGGACCCGCCGAACTGCCCTACGGCAGCGGCGCCGCCGAGACGGCCGACAGCGGCGCATCGGCCAGGCCCATGGGCGCGCAGGAACGCGCCGGCATGGGCGAAGCGCCCGCGGCGCTCGCCGCCGGCAGCAGCACGTCGACCGCCAAGCCGGCCGCCAAGCCCGCCGCCGCGAGCGCCGATGACGTGGCCGGATCCCCGTCGCCGGAGCCGGAGCCCGTGACGCCGCCCGCGAAGACCACGCCCAGGCCGTCCACACCGCCGGCGGCCACCGCCTCGGCGCCGGCCCCGGCGCCGGCCTCGAGCGGCGCCGGGCACTTCGTCATCCGCCGCCGCTTCGAGCCGGCGGGGGCCTGGCGGACGCTCACCGAGTCGTCCGGGCCGTTCTACGTCCACGTGGAGTCCTATCACGACAGCGCGCTGGCCGACGAGAGCGCGCGTCGCCGGGGCTTCCAGCGCTTCGGTTTCGTCATCGAGCCCTCGCAGATCGGCGGCAAGCAGTGGTACCGCATGCTGATCGGTCCCTTCCCGGATCTGCCCGCCGCCGCGGCGGTGCGCGATTCGCTGCTGGACCAGACCGACGAGGACTACTGCCTGCTCGTCACGACAACGTCGAACTAG
- the selA gene encoding L-seryl-tRNA(Sec) selenium transferase produces MTPAPGELERALQAIPSVDRILASPAFAALAKDWQRDGLRRFVTLRLDAYRLALREGRAQALERDALLKQLPPAWAREWRALCEQGTRRVINGTGVLLHTNLGRSTLSARARRDLALAARWPVDLELDLDTGQRASRTRKLELLLRLLTGAEAATAVNNNAAALTLAVDTLARKRRLIVSRGEQVEIGGSFRLPEILERFAGRMVEVGTTNRTRIADYAKAITRKGDVLLKVHRSNFSQVGYVEDTSLAELVALGRERQCPVIYDLGSGRFDDEVAWLGEPPLAEALAAGPDVISFSGDKVFGGPQAGILLGPAPLIGALRKNPLARALRLDKLNIAALLATLADRLAVEVPVPTRGMLARKRGEIEALADELAALLTAPPIAGLRVERVATQARSGGGAAAESDWPSAALRLVREGLPAARLARKLRDARPAVLGTVRQEEFFLDLAAITREELPDAAKVLRRVLDRTTKPGGGS; encoded by the coding sequence GTGACCCCAGCGCCCGGCGAACTCGAGCGGGCCCTCCAGGCGATCCCGTCCGTGGACCGCATCCTGGCCAGCCCGGCCTTCGCCGCCCTGGCGAAGGACTGGCAGCGGGACGGCCTGCGCCGCTTCGTCACCCTGCGCCTGGACGCCTATCGCCTCGCCCTCCGCGAGGGACGCGCGCAGGCGCTCGAGCGGGACGCGCTGCTCAAGCAGCTCCCGCCGGCCTGGGCCCGCGAGTGGCGCGCGCTCTGCGAGCAGGGGACGCGCCGTGTCATCAACGGCACGGGCGTGCTGCTGCACACGAATCTGGGACGGTCCACGCTGTCCGCCCGCGCCCGCCGCGACCTGGCGCTCGCCGCCCGCTGGCCGGTGGACCTGGAGCTGGACCTGGACACGGGCCAGCGCGCCTCGCGCACGCGGAAGCTGGAACTGCTGCTCCGCCTGCTCACGGGGGCCGAGGCGGCCACGGCGGTGAACAACAACGCCGCGGCGCTCACGTTGGCCGTGGACACGCTGGCGCGGAAGCGGCGGTTGATCGTCTCGCGCGGGGAGCAGGTCGAAATCGGCGGCTCCTTCCGCCTGCCGGAGATCCTCGAGCGCTTCGCCGGGCGCATGGTGGAGGTGGGCACCACCAATCGCACGCGCATCGCCGACTACGCCAAGGCCATCACGCGCAAGGGCGACGTCCTGCTCAAGGTGCACCGCAGCAACTTCAGCCAGGTGGGCTACGTCGAGGACACGTCGCTGGCCGAGCTGGTGGCGCTGGGGCGCGAGCGCCAGTGCCCGGTGATCTACGACCTGGGCAGCGGCCGCTTCGACGACGAGGTCGCCTGGCTCGGCGAGCCGCCGCTGGCCGAGGCGCTGGCGGCGGGGCCGGACGTCATCAGCTTCAGCGGGGACAAGGTCTTCGGCGGGCCGCAGGCGGGCATCCTGCTGGGGCCGGCGCCGCTGATCGGCGCGTTGCGCAAGAACCCGCTGGCCCGCGCGCTGCGCCTGGACAAGCTGAACATCGCCGCGCTGCTGGCCACCCTGGCGGACCGGCTGGCGGTCGAGGTCCCCGTGCCCACGCGCGGCATGCTCGCGCGCAAGCGGGGTGAGATCGAAGCGCTGGCCGACGAACTCGCCGCCCTGCTCACCGCCCCGCCCATCGCGGGGCTGCGGGTGGAGCGCGTGGCCACCCAGGCGCGCAGCGGCGGCGGGGCGGCGGCCGAGAGCGACTGGCCGAGCGCGGCGCTGCGCCTCGTCCGCGAGGGCCTGCCCGCGGCCCGCCTGGCGCGCAAGCTGCGCGACGCCCGGCCCGCCGTGCTCGGGACGGTGCGCCAGGAGGAGTTTTTCCTCGACTTGGCGGCGATTACACGGGAAGAATTGCCTGACGCCGCGAAGGTGCTGCGGCGTGTGCTCGATCGTACGACGAAGCCGGGAGGCGGTTCATGA
- the ftsY gene encoding signal recognition particle-docking protein FtsY yields MNPFARLKAGLGKTRKQLVERVGELFSGRETLSPEVFERLEELLIEADLGAELALDVTERTEKRLRAARASGDDLDAVIDVLRDSLAEELGAAGAPNSATDDDGALALAGKPHVVLLVGVNGVGKTTTAAKLAWQHQQRGRRVLLAAGDTFRAAAGDQLAIWAERLGCELVRHADGADPAAVVHDALAAAKARGVDVVIADTAGRLHNKSHLMAELAKIHRVTAREVDGAPHEVLLVIDANTGQNAIQQSRVFKEATEVTGIVLAKLDGTARGGVIFAIGRELGLPVRWVGLGEGLEDLTPFDPDAFTRALLARD; encoded by the coding sequence GTGAATCCCTTCGCCCGGCTGAAGGCCGGGCTGGGCAAGACCCGCAAGCAGCTCGTGGAGCGCGTCGGCGAGCTGTTCAGCGGCCGCGAGACGCTGAGCCCGGAAGTTTTCGAGCGGCTCGAGGAGCTGCTGATCGAGGCGGACCTGGGCGCCGAGCTCGCGCTGGACGTCACCGAGCGCACGGAGAAGCGGCTGCGCGCCGCCCGCGCCAGCGGCGACGACCTCGATGCCGTGATCGACGTCCTCCGCGACAGTCTCGCCGAAGAGCTGGGCGCCGCCGGCGCCCCGAACTCCGCGACGGATGACGACGGCGCGCTGGCGCTGGCCGGCAAGCCCCACGTCGTGCTGCTGGTGGGCGTGAACGGCGTGGGCAAGACCACGACCGCCGCCAAGCTCGCCTGGCAGCATCAGCAGCGCGGGCGCCGCGTGCTCCTCGCCGCGGGCGACACCTTCCGCGCCGCCGCCGGCGACCAGCTCGCCATCTGGGCCGAGCGCCTGGGCTGCGAGCTGGTCCGGCACGCCGACGGCGCCGATCCCGCGGCCGTGGTGCACGACGCCCTCGCCGCGGCCAAGGCGCGCGGCGTGGACGTGGTCATCGCCGACACCGCCGGCCGCCTGCACAACAAGTCGCACCTCATGGCCGAGCTGGCGAAGATCCACCGCGTCACCGCACGCGAGGTGGACGGCGCGCCCCACGAGGTGCTGCTGGTCATCGACGCCAACACGGGGCAGAACGCCATCCAGCAGTCCCGCGTCTTCAAGGAGGCCACCGAGGTGACCGGCATCGTGCTCGCCAAGCTCGACGGCACCGCGCGCGGCGGCGTGATCTTCGCCATCGGCCGCGAGCTGGGCCTGCCCGTGCGCTGGGTGGGCCTGGGCGAGGGGCTCGAGGATCTCACGCCCTTCGATCCCGACGCCTTCACCCGCGCGCTGCTCGCGAGGGACTGA
- a CDS encoding bifunctional nuclease family protein, with protein sequence MSREHAGMRMEVKGFALDEDTKIPILLLQPPGRDEVLPIWIGPSEASAIALTLSGAEPQRPLTHDLIQRVLEGLDARLLRTEVTALEGNTFLGRLLLDRKGDFVAVDCRPSDGIALALRCGAEIYVPADLFEAQKKRLGPPSAGDDGPADAEDSDAADDDEDDD encoded by the coding sequence ATGAGTCGTGAGCACGCCGGAATGCGGATGGAGGTGAAGGGCTTCGCCCTCGACGAGGACACGAAGATTCCCATCCTCCTCCTGCAGCCGCCGGGCCGTGACGAGGTGCTGCCCATCTGGATCGGCCCCAGCGAGGCGTCGGCGATCGCGCTCACGCTGAGCGGGGCCGAGCCGCAGCGCCCCCTGACGCACGATCTCATCCAGCGCGTGCTGGAGGGGCTGGACGCCCGCCTGCTCAGGACCGAGGTCACCGCCCTCGAGGGCAACACCTTCCTGGGCCGGCTGCTGCTGGATCGGAAGGGGGACTTCGTGGCCGTGGACTGCCGTCCCAGCGACGGCATCGCCCTGGCCCTGCGCTGCGGCGCCGAGATCTACGTGCCGGCCGACCTCTTCGAGGCGCAGAAGAAGCGCCTGGGTCCCCCGTCGGCCGGCGATGACGGCCCCGCGGACGCCGAGGACAGCGACGCCGCCGACGACGACGAAGACGACGACTAG
- the smc gene encoding chromosome segregation protein SMC: protein MRLSRLEMLGFKSFMGKTVLNFESGITAVLGPNGCGKSNIVDAIRWVLGEQSAKLLRGVKMENVIFDGTKRRPPMGFAEVTLTFTGASERLPVEWDEISIKRRVTRAGGSEYFLNNQPYRLHEIKDLLAGTGLGNHVYSIIELGMVKDILSEAGDKRRLLFEEASGIMRYKLRRKESLAKLGATEGDLTRLDDILDELGKSVRSLKYQVGRARSYQRLQDELKAAERQHAAEQLHAQWQRQRALRRDLESAGDAGRAQEGKLAALEASLSAAQAELLAQEEEYKRRRDALELATDAYRKREEELAVLDERVRAEERQAAQMEQEARMAAEAITRLEADRETLETERTELEAIAQRLETELAEADAAHAALDAQFAERRSLLTREKQLQLDFARSRAETGGEVERLRERLAHSARRREELAVERESLESQRQTLAAELEGLREAEAAAAAALLALQNRRDETRERRERAEAGRSEVDALLRNLELAGEKASARRELLERLRDEGAGYPEGTRRLLERHGGDGALHGALADLLDVDDADRLAVECALERLLGALVVDEGRGLDWLRHLQGEEGGRALLLERADGAAGAEAPAPAGLRPLLAAVRCDDALRPTLERLLGRHYLAADAGAARAALAGPGGEHLTVVTPDGFVFQRGLLSGGSTGAAEGRPLGRAAEIASLAEELEALEPQRRRLETARDEHASALSEARAALDALELELGAARARVAERETERARVETRLARAEEEAQTVADEDALQSRQAEAFRSALNEAETTFARLADDAPSEEIDLPALELEVGALERERDAARARLDEKRLERTAVRGRRENLRLREENLERSLAGQFSRRETGEAGAAASLEQVTALRTRGAELRGGLGSEREGLEARRADAEALMGGITSLREQQAQLQGEGRKLREAQRESEQAEHALELELNTLRVKMEDLQSRVLEELGVELDPAVDPAAAGGGEAGVPLIDGQTLGEAVAELKDKLARLGVVNLLALEEYEEKNERYEFLLAQKDDLVKAREQLLETIRTINTEAKQRFTESFKVIRENFIEIFLTLFDGGEADLSFTVDPDDPLEADIVVTAKPKEKNISSVQLLSSGEKTLTALSLLFAVYLSQPSPFCVFDEVDAPLDDANIARFTKLVGEFSSRTQFVVITHNKRTMEVAGHLYGVTMEESGVSKLVSVAFEDVPDEPEGGLGAQAAVAS from the coding sequence TTGCGCCTTTCACGTCTAGAGATGCTCGGCTTCAAGTCCTTCATGGGCAAGACCGTGCTCAACTTCGAGAGCGGGATCACCGCCGTGCTCGGGCCGAACGGCTGCGGCAAGTCGAACATCGTGGACGCCATCCGCTGGGTGCTCGGCGAGCAGAGCGCCAAGCTCCTCCGCGGCGTCAAGATGGAGAACGTGATCTTCGACGGCACCAAGCGCCGCCCGCCCATGGGCTTCGCCGAGGTCACGCTCACCTTCACCGGGGCGAGCGAGCGCTTGCCGGTGGAGTGGGACGAGATCAGCATCAAGCGCCGCGTGACGCGCGCGGGGGGCAGCGAGTACTTCCTCAACAACCAGCCCTACCGCCTGCACGAGATCAAGGATCTGCTGGCGGGCACGGGGCTCGGCAACCACGTCTACTCGATCATCGAGCTGGGCATGGTGAAGGACATCCTCTCGGAGGCCGGCGACAAGCGCCGCCTGCTCTTCGAGGAGGCCAGCGGCATCATGCGCTACAAGCTGCGGCGCAAGGAGAGCCTGGCCAAGCTCGGCGCCACCGAAGGCGACCTCACGCGACTGGACGACATCCTCGACGAGCTGGGCAAGAGCGTCCGCTCGCTGAAGTATCAGGTGGGCCGCGCGCGCAGCTACCAGCGCCTGCAGGACGAGCTCAAGGCCGCCGAGCGGCAGCACGCGGCCGAGCAGCTGCACGCGCAGTGGCAGCGTCAGCGCGCGCTGCGCCGCGACCTGGAGAGCGCGGGCGACGCGGGGCGCGCGCAGGAGGGCAAGCTGGCGGCGCTGGAGGCGTCGCTGTCGGCCGCGCAGGCCGAGCTGCTGGCCCAGGAGGAGGAGTACAAGCGCCGCCGCGACGCGCTGGAGCTGGCCACCGACGCCTACCGCAAGCGCGAGGAGGAACTGGCCGTCCTCGACGAGCGCGTGCGCGCCGAGGAGCGTCAGGCCGCGCAGATGGAGCAGGAAGCGCGCATGGCCGCCGAGGCCATCACGCGGCTCGAAGCGGACCGCGAGACGCTGGAGACCGAGCGGACGGAGCTGGAGGCCATCGCCCAGCGCCTGGAGACGGAACTCGCCGAGGCGGACGCGGCGCACGCCGCGCTGGACGCGCAGTTCGCCGAGCGCCGCAGCCTGCTCACGCGCGAGAAGCAGCTGCAGCTCGACTTCGCGCGCAGCCGGGCCGAGACCGGCGGCGAGGTGGAGCGCCTCCGCGAGCGCCTGGCGCACAGCGCGCGGCGCCGCGAGGAGCTGGCCGTCGAACGCGAAAGCCTCGAGTCCCAGCGCCAGACCCTCGCCGCCGAACTCGAAGGGCTTCGCGAGGCGGAGGCCGCCGCGGCCGCCGCGCTGCTGGCCCTGCAGAACCGCCGCGACGAGACCCGCGAGCGCCGCGAGCGCGCCGAGGCCGGCCGCAGCGAAGTGGACGCCCTGCTGCGGAACCTGGAACTGGCGGGGGAGAAGGCGTCGGCGCGGCGCGAGTTGCTGGAGCGCCTGCGCGACGAGGGCGCCGGCTACCCCGAAGGCACCCGGCGCCTGCTCGAGCGCCACGGCGGCGACGGCGCCCTGCACGGCGCGCTGGCCGACCTGCTCGACGTCGACGACGCCGACCGCCTCGCCGTGGAGTGCGCGCTGGAGCGTCTGCTCGGCGCGCTGGTGGTGGATGAAGGCCGCGGCCTCGACTGGCTGCGTCACCTGCAGGGCGAGGAGGGCGGCCGCGCCCTGCTGCTCGAGCGCGCGGACGGCGCCGCCGGGGCCGAGGCGCCCGCGCCGGCCGGACTGCGCCCGCTGCTTGCGGCGGTGCGCTGCGACGACGCCCTGCGCCCCACGCTGGAGCGCCTGCTGGGCCGTCACTACCTCGCCGCGGACGCCGGCGCCGCGCGCGCCGCGCTGGCCGGCCCGGGCGGCGAGCACCTCACCGTGGTCACGCCCGACGGTTTCGTCTTCCAGCGGGGCCTGCTGAGCGGCGGAAGCACGGGCGCCGCGGAGGGACGTCCCCTGGGGCGCGCCGCGGAAATCGCCAGCCTGGCCGAGGAGTTGGAGGCGCTGGAGCCGCAGCGGCGTCGTCTCGAAACCGCGCGCGACGAACACGCGTCCGCGCTGAGCGAGGCCCGCGCGGCGCTGGACGCCCTCGAACTCGAGCTGGGCGCGGCCCGCGCGCGCGTGGCCGAACGCGAGACCGAGCGCGCGCGCGTGGAGACGCGGCTGGCCCGCGCGGAGGAGGAGGCGCAGACCGTCGCCGACGAGGACGCCCTGCAGAGCCGCCAGGCCGAGGCCTTCCGCAGCGCGCTGAACGAGGCGGAGACGACCTTCGCCCGCCTCGCCGACGACGCGCCCAGCGAGGAGATCGATCTGCCCGCGCTGGAGCTGGAGGTGGGTGCCCTGGAACGCGAACGCGACGCGGCCCGCGCGCGCCTCGACGAGAAGCGGCTCGAGCGGACTGCCGTGCGTGGCCGTCGCGAGAATCTGCGGCTCCGCGAGGAGAATCTCGAGCGCTCGCTGGCCGGACAGTTCTCGCGCCGCGAGACCGGCGAGGCCGGCGCCGCCGCGAGCCTCGAACAGGTGACGGCCCTGCGCACCCGCGGCGCCGAGCTGCGCGGCGGCCTGGGCAGCGAGCGAGAGGGTCTCGAAGCGCGGCGCGCCGACGCCGAGGCGCTCATGGGCGGGATCACGTCGCTGCGCGAGCAGCAGGCCCAGCTGCAGGGCGAGGGGCGCAAGCTGCGCGAGGCCCAGCGCGAGAGCGAGCAGGCCGAGCACGCGCTGGAGCTCGAACTCAACACGCTGCGCGTGAAGATGGAGGACCTGCAGTCGCGGGTGCTCGAGGAGCTGGGCGTCGAGCTGGACCCCGCCGTGGATCCCGCGGCGGCCGGCGGCGGCGAGGCCGGCGTCCCCCTGATCGACGGGCAGACGCTGGGGGAGGCCGTCGCGGAGCTCAAGGACAAGCTCGCCCGCCTCGGCGTGGTGAACCTGCTGGCCCTCGAGGAGTACGAGGAGAAGAACGAGCGCTACGAGTTCCTGCTCGCGCAGAAGGACGACCTGGTCAAGGCGCGCGAGCAGCTGCTCGAGACCATCCGCACGATCAACACGGAGGCCAAGCAGCGCTTCACCGAGAGCTTCAAGGTGATCCGCGAGAACTTCATCGAGATCTTCCTCACGCTCTTCGACGGCGGCGAGGCGGACCTCAGCTTCACGGTGGATCCGGACGATCCGCTCGAGGCGGACATCGTGGTGACGGCCAAGCCCAAGGAGAAGAACATCAGCTCCGTGCAGCTGCTCTCCAGCGGCGAGAAAACCCTGACCGCGCTGTCGCTGCTCTTCGCCGTCTACCTGAGCCAGCCGAGTCCGTTCTGCGTCTTCGACGAGGTCGACGCGCCGCTGGACGACGCGAACATCGCGCGCTTCACGAAGCTCGTGGGCGAGTTCTCGAGCCGCACGCAGTTCGTGGTCATCACCCACAACAAGCGCACGATGGAGGTGGCCGGCCACCTCTACGGCGTGACGATGGAGGAGAGCGGCGTCTCGAAGCTCGTGAGCGTGGCCTTCGAGGACGTCCCCGACGAACCGGAGGGTGGCCTCGGGGCCCAGGCCGCCGTGGCGTCGTGA
- a CDS encoding ABC transporter substrate-binding protein encodes MEATSHRGQHTRARLRSAGVVLLATLLLGLGACSSRGPSFKSLNAGEEVAAERDYAAVLDAYGRGDVARARSLSFALLDAQPGFRGAAELRRRLAESYMEESDWEPALDQLGRLLEDYPRSDERWPAIVLKAQALAGAGRGLDAATGLDRALDYWPDNAWQSRAEGEMASLLDGALSAVDLQEFMARRPHSRRLPRAKLALAQRRMEAGEESAARTLLQDVASGDEPGLRVRARQLLAELDGAPGLAPGQAAPVRTGLVGVLAPLSGRYQVYGEAFLDGAQLALNRYNEQTLGQFELVSADTEGDPVVAALAARRLIRRDGVAALLGGVLSNSTAAAAVEANASEVPLLSPAATAENIHEIGPWVFQNNITSEAQVLALARVAITDLLGARFAVLYPKQGNGMALAKVFEDTVYGLGGEIVASVSYEVGMTDFSEPLEQIRLAQPEVLFMPGEVEQLVLLVPQLAYHDVYAQLLGNESWNSRRLLRLGGDGLEGALFPSDLLLKRDRGLYRDFLRLYERRYASSVNPVAARGFLGMTTLLEVMAGGAEGRGALRDQLALRTADTGDEAARRELLAAQVTLMTVQRGEIRPYDERDAPAERETAAPDAFSNGFIDGP; translated from the coding sequence ATGGAGGCGACTAGCCACCGTGGGCAGCACACGCGGGCCCGGCTGCGAAGCGCGGGCGTCGTCCTCCTGGCCACGCTGCTCCTGGGTCTCGGCGCCTGCAGCAGCCGCGGGCCGAGCTTCAAGTCTCTGAACGCCGGCGAGGAGGTGGCGGCCGAGCGCGACTACGCGGCGGTCCTCGACGCCTACGGCCGCGGCGACGTGGCGCGCGCGCGCAGCCTGTCCTTCGCGCTGCTCGACGCGCAGCCCGGCTTCCGCGGCGCCGCCGAACTGCGCCGCCGTCTCGCGGAGAGCTACATGGAGGAGTCGGACTGGGAGCCCGCGCTCGATCAGCTCGGCCGCCTGCTGGAGGACTACCCGCGCAGCGACGAGCGCTGGCCCGCCATCGTGCTGAAGGCCCAGGCCCTGGCCGGCGCCGGCCGTGGGCTCGACGCCGCCACCGGCCTGGACCGCGCGCTCGACTACTGGCCCGACAACGCCTGGCAGAGCCGGGCCGAGGGCGAGATGGCCTCGCTTCTGGACGGCGCGCTGAGCGCCGTGGACCTGCAGGAGTTCATGGCGCGCCGCCCGCACTCGCGCCGCCTGCCGCGGGCGAAGCTGGCGCTGGCCCAGCGACGCATGGAGGCGGGGGAGGAATCCGCCGCGCGGACCCTGCTGCAGGACGTGGCGTCGGGCGACGAACCGGGGCTGCGCGTCCGCGCGCGCCAGCTGCTGGCCGAGCTGGACGGCGCTCCCGGCCTTGCGCCCGGCCAGGCGGCGCCGGTGCGGACGGGACTCGTGGGCGTGCTCGCGCCGCTCAGCGGGCGCTACCAGGTCTACGGCGAAGCCTTCCTCGACGGCGCGCAGCTCGCGCTGAACCGCTACAACGAGCAGACCCTCGGCCAGTTCGAGCTGGTGAGCGCGGACACGGAGGGCGATCCGGTGGTGGCCGCCCTCGCCGCGCGCCGGCTGATCCGCCGCGACGGCGTGGCGGCGCTGCTCGGTGGCGTGCTCAGCAACTCCACGGCCGCCGCGGCGGTGGAGGCCAACGCCAGCGAGGTGCCGCTGCTCTCGCCGGCCGCGACGGCCGAGAACATCCACGAGATCGGGCCGTGGGTCTTCCAGAACAACATCACGAGCGAGGCGCAAGTTCTTGCTCTGGCGCGCGTTGCCATCACGGATCTTCTGGGCGCACGCTTCGCGGTGCTCTACCCCAAGCAGGGCAACGGCATGGCCCTGGCCAAGGTCTTCGAGGACACGGTCTACGGGCTGGGCGGCGAGATCGTGGCAAGCGTCTCCTACGAGGTGGGGATGACCGACTTCAGCGAGCCGCTGGAGCAGATCCGCCTCGCGCAGCCCGAGGTGCTGTTCATGCCCGGCGAGGTGGAGCAACTCGTGCTGCTGGTCCCCCAGCTGGCCTACCACGACGTCTACGCCCAGCTGCTCGGCAACGAGTCGTGGAACAGCCGCCGCCTGCTGCGCCTGGGCGGGGACGGCCTCGAAGGGGCGCTCTTCCCCAGCGACCTGCTGCTGAAGCGCGATCGCGGCCTCTACCGCGACTTCCTGCGCCTCTACGAGCGCCGCTACGCCAGCAGCGTCAACCCGGTGGCGGCGCGGGGCTTCCTCGGCATGACCACGCTGCTCGAGGTGATGGCCGGCGGCGCCGAGGGCCGCGGCGCGCTGCGCGACCAGCTGGCCCTGCGCACCGCGGACACGGGCGACGAGGCCGCGCGCCGCGAGCTGCTGGCCGCCCAGGTGACGTTGATGACCGTCCAGCGCGGGGAGATCCGGCCCTACGACGAGCGCGACGCCCCGGCCGAGCGCGAGACCGCGGCCCCGGACGCCTTCTCCAACGGCTTCATTGACGGTCCCTGA